Proteins from a single region of Harmonia axyridis chromosome 4, icHarAxyr1.1, whole genome shotgun sequence:
- the LOC123678270 gene encoding eukaryotic translation initiation factor 3 subunit H, translating to MASRSAAARRAAPENDSTIQYVQADGLAVMKIVKHCHEEATTNMDIAQGALLGLVVDNRLEITNCFPFPKQSDDTMDEDEYQLAMMRRLRRVNVDHFHVGWYQSSDVGNFLSIPLLESQFHYQTSIEESVVVIYDTQKSARGFITLKAYRLTPQAIEMYKENEFTPEALLKLKIGFENLFTEVPFVIKNSALTNIMMTELGELVPEEEGAKFLDLGTASVLEGQLRCLMDRVDELNQEAIKFNRYQQTASRQQLEKHKLLQKRAQENAARAAKDEPPLPEDDINKMYKPLPVPGRLNPMIIAGQINTHSQAISQFCSQSLAKLYITQALQNAKEANKN from the exons ATGGCTTCTAGAAGTGCAGCAGCTCGCAGAGCCGCCCCTGAAAATGATTCAACCATACAATATGTCCAAGCTGATGGTTTG GCTGTTATGAAAATTGTGAAGCACTGTCATGAAGAAGCTACCACAAATATGGATATTGCTCAAGGAGCTCTTTTGGGTCTCGTTGTTGACAATCGTTTGGAAATTACCAACTGCTTTCCTTTCCCCAAACAATCTGACGATACCATGGATGAAGATGAGTATCAATTGGCAATGATGAGACGATTAAGACGCGTAAATGTTGATCATTTTCATGTGGGTTGGTACCAAAGCTCTGATGTAGGAAATTTCTTGAGTATACCACTTTTAGAATCCCagtttcattatcaaacttcaaTTGAGGAATCCGTAGTTGTTATATATGACACTCAGAAATCTGCCAGGGGTTTCATAACTTTGAAAGCCTATAGATTAACTCCTCAAGCAATTGAAATGTATAAAGAGAATGAATTTACTCCTGAAGCTTTATTGAAACTGAAGATTGGCTTTGAGAATCTGTTTACAGAGGTACCTTTTGTTATCAAGAATTCTGCATTGACTAATATAATGATGACCGAATTAGGTGAGCTAGTTCCTGAAGAAGAAGGTGCTAAATTTTTAGACTTGGGAACTGCTTCTGTGTTAGAAGGACAGTTGAGATGCTTGATGGATAGAGTAGATGAACTTAATCAAGAGGCTATTAAATTCAATAGGTATCAACAGACCGCTAGTCGTCAACAATTGGAGAAACATAAGCTCCTCCAAAAGAGAGCTCAAGAAAATGCTGCTCGTGCAGCGAAAGATGAACCTCCTCTACCTGAAGATGACATTAACAAAATGTATAAGCCACTTCCTGTTCCTGGACGGTTGAACCCAATGATAATTGCTGGACAAATTAACACTCACAGTCAAGCAATTTCACAATTTTGCTCGCAGTCTTTGGCCAAACTGTATATCACCCAAGCTTTACAGAACGCTAAGgaagcaaataaaaattaa
- the LOC123678108 gene encoding calcium uptake protein 1 homolog, mitochondrial isoform X3: MTTKLLQLRTLLRYNYLIKADRCSAICPQNFNYTQKRNYKNFSHKPEPEPRITKIFCIILTLGVVLPCLNYEWFGDKLDEYLPKVDAHSGNIKDQMNSETSSEIEDEENKKKKPKKKIGFRDRKIIEYENRIRQYSTPDKVFRYFATLQVQGPTVDQHEIYMTPDDFLRSMTPGLKQPDGYGLDQYRRYDPKSVHQELELTLDEDSIFYKLGSSGLITFSDYIFLLTVLSTSRRHFEIAFRMFDLNGDGDVDCEEFEKVATLIRQQTSIGSRHRDHAATGNTFKGVNSALTTYFFGPNLKQKLTIEKFLDFQEKLQKEILSLEFQRKNPDENGRITEADFTELLLAYAGYPEKKKARMLKRVKKTFRDHGKGISKEDYLNFFHFLNNINDVDIALTFYHIAGASIDQATLKHVAKTVAHVNLSNHVIDVVFTIFDENQDGQLSNKEFISVMKNRLLRGLEKPKDTGFIKLMQSVIKCAKDTKPALLDI, translated from the exons ATGACTACTAAGTTGCTTCAGCTGAGGACATTGCTGAGATACAATTATTTGATCAAGGCAGATAGATGCTCAGCAATATGccctcaaaatttcaactataCACAAAaaagaaattacaaaaatttcagTCATAAACCAGAACCTGAACCaagaataacaaaaattttctgtatAATTTTGACTCTTGGTGTGGTACTTCCATGTCTGAACTATGAATG GTTTGGAGATAAATTGGATGAATACCTACCCAAAGTGGATGCTCATAGTGGTAATATCAAAGATCAAATGAATTCGGAAACTTCAAGTGAAATTGAGGATGaggaaaacaagaaaaaaaagccgaaaaagaaaattggatttAGGGATCGTAAA ATCATAGAGTATGAAAACCGCATTCGGCAGTATTCGACACCAGATAAGGTTTTCCGATATTTTGCCACACTTCAGGTGCAGGGTCCAACTGTTGATCAGCATGAGATCTATATGACTCCTGACGATTTCTTGAGATCAATGACACCTGGTCTCAAACAGCCGGATG gttACGGCCTTGACCAATACCGACGATATGATCCAAAA AGTGTTCATCAAGAGTTGGAACTGACACTAGACGAAGACAGTATATTTTATAAACTGGGAAGCTCTGGACTCATAACTTTTTCTGATTATATATTTCTGCTGACAGTGTTATCAA CATCCAGACGTCATTTTGAAATTGCGTTTCGCATGTTCGATTTGAATGGAGATGGTGATGTCGATTGTGAAGAATTCGAAAAAGTTGCTACTTTGATAAGGCAGCAAACTAGTATTGGTTCAAGGCATAGAGATCATGCTGCAACTGGTAACACGTTCAAG GGTGTCAATTCTGCCTTAACAACTTACTTCTTTGGGCCAAATTTGAAACAGAAGTTGACAATTGAGAAGTTTCTAGATTTCCAAGAGAAATTACAGAAGGAAATTCTGAGTTTGGAGTTTCAACGGAAAAACCCAGATGAAAATGGGAGAATAACAGAAGCTGACTTCACAGAATTGCTTTTGGCTTATGCTGGCTATCCAGAAAAGAAGAAAGCAAGGATGTTGAAGAGGGTTAAGAAAAC TTTTAGAGATCATGGAAAAGGAATTTCTAAAGAAGATTATCTTAACTTCTTCCATTTTCTGAACAACATAAATGATGTCGATATTGCTTTAACATTCTATCATATAGCTGGAGCTTCAATTGATCAAGCTACGTTAAAACATGTTGCTAAGACTGTGGCTCATGTCAATTTAAGCAATCATGTTATAGATGTGGTGTTCACTATTTTTGATGAAAACC aggaTGGGCAATTGAGTAATAAAGAATTTATATCTGTGATGAAAAACAGGCTTCTCCGTGGATTAGAAAAACCAAAGGATACTGGCTTCATCAAATTAATGCAATCTGTAATAAAATGTGCTAAAGATACTAAACCAGCATTATTGGATATCTGA
- the LOC123678108 gene encoding calcium uptake protein 1 homolog, mitochondrial isoform X1, which yields MTTKLLQLRTLLRYNYLIKADRCSAICPQNFNYTQKRNYKNFSHKPEPEPRITKIFCIILTLGVVLPCLNYEWFGDKLDEYLPKVDAHSGNIKDQMNSETSSEIEDEENKKKKPKKKIGFRDRKIIEYENRIRQYSTPDKVFRYFATLQVQGPTVDQHEIYMTPDDFLRSMTPGLKQPDGYGLDQYRRYDPKHSLQSVHQELELTLDEDSIFYKLGSSGLITFSDYIFLLTVLSTSRRHFEIAFRMFDLNGDGDVDCEEFEKVATLIRQQTSIGSRHRDHAATGNTFKGVNSALTTYFFGPNLKQKLTIEKFLDFQEKLQKEILSLEFQRKNPDENGRITEADFTELLLAYAGYPEKKKARMLKRVKKTFRDHGKGISKEDYLNFFHFLNNINDVDIALTFYHIAGASIDQATLKHVAKTVAHVNLSNHVIDVVFTIFDENQDGQLSNKEFISVMKNRLLRGLEKPKDTGFIKLMQSVIKCAKDTKPALLDI from the exons ATGACTACTAAGTTGCTTCAGCTGAGGACATTGCTGAGATACAATTATTTGATCAAGGCAGATAGATGCTCAGCAATATGccctcaaaatttcaactataCACAAAaaagaaattacaaaaatttcagTCATAAACCAGAACCTGAACCaagaataacaaaaattttctgtatAATTTTGACTCTTGGTGTGGTACTTCCATGTCTGAACTATGAATG GTTTGGAGATAAATTGGATGAATACCTACCCAAAGTGGATGCTCATAGTGGTAATATCAAAGATCAAATGAATTCGGAAACTTCAAGTGAAATTGAGGATGaggaaaacaagaaaaaaaagccgaaaaagaaaattggatttAGGGATCGTAAA ATCATAGAGTATGAAAACCGCATTCGGCAGTATTCGACACCAGATAAGGTTTTCCGATATTTTGCCACACTTCAGGTGCAGGGTCCAACTGTTGATCAGCATGAGATCTATATGACTCCTGACGATTTCTTGAGATCAATGACACCTGGTCTCAAACAGCCGGATG gttACGGCCTTGACCAATACCGACGATATGATCCAAAA CATTCCCTACAG AGTGTTCATCAAGAGTTGGAACTGACACTAGACGAAGACAGTATATTTTATAAACTGGGAAGCTCTGGACTCATAACTTTTTCTGATTATATATTTCTGCTGACAGTGTTATCAA CATCCAGACGTCATTTTGAAATTGCGTTTCGCATGTTCGATTTGAATGGAGATGGTGATGTCGATTGTGAAGAATTCGAAAAAGTTGCTACTTTGATAAGGCAGCAAACTAGTATTGGTTCAAGGCATAGAGATCATGCTGCAACTGGTAACACGTTCAAG GGTGTCAATTCTGCCTTAACAACTTACTTCTTTGGGCCAAATTTGAAACAGAAGTTGACAATTGAGAAGTTTCTAGATTTCCAAGAGAAATTACAGAAGGAAATTCTGAGTTTGGAGTTTCAACGGAAAAACCCAGATGAAAATGGGAGAATAACAGAAGCTGACTTCACAGAATTGCTTTTGGCTTATGCTGGCTATCCAGAAAAGAAGAAAGCAAGGATGTTGAAGAGGGTTAAGAAAAC TTTTAGAGATCATGGAAAAGGAATTTCTAAAGAAGATTATCTTAACTTCTTCCATTTTCTGAACAACATAAATGATGTCGATATTGCTTTAACATTCTATCATATAGCTGGAGCTTCAATTGATCAAGCTACGTTAAAACATGTTGCTAAGACTGTGGCTCATGTCAATTTAAGCAATCATGTTATAGATGTGGTGTTCACTATTTTTGATGAAAACC aggaTGGGCAATTGAGTAATAAAGAATTTATATCTGTGATGAAAAACAGGCTTCTCCGTGGATTAGAAAAACCAAAGGATACTGGCTTCATCAAATTAATGCAATCTGTAATAAAATGTGCTAAAGATACTAAACCAGCATTATTGGATATCTGA
- the LOC123678108 gene encoding calcium uptake protein 1 homolog, mitochondrial isoform X4 — translation MTTKLLQLRTLLRYNYLIKADRCSAICPQNFNYTQKRNYKNFSHKPEPEPRITKIFCIILTLGVVLPCLNYEWFGDKLDEYLPKVDAHSGNIKDQMNSETSSEIEDEENKKKKPKKKIGFRDRKIIEYENRMRAYSTPDKLFRYFATVKILTAEGNETYMTPDDFLRAITPGVKQPDGYGLDQYRRYDPKSVHQELELTLDEDSIFYKLGSSGLITFSDYIFLLTVLSTSRRHFEIAFRMFDLNGDGDVDCEEFEKVATLIRQQTSIGSRHRDHAATGNTFKGVNSALTTYFFGPNLKQKLTIEKFLDFQEKLQKEILSLEFQRKNPDENGRITEADFTELLLAYAGYPEKKKARMLKRVKKTFRDHGKGISKEDYLNFFHFLNNINDVDIALTFYHIAGASIDQATLKHVAKTVAHVNLSNHVIDVVFTIFDENQDGQLSNKEFISVMKNRLLRGLEKPKDTGFIKLMQSVIKCAKDTKPALLDI, via the exons ATGACTACTAAGTTGCTTCAGCTGAGGACATTGCTGAGATACAATTATTTGATCAAGGCAGATAGATGCTCAGCAATATGccctcaaaatttcaactataCACAAAaaagaaattacaaaaatttcagTCATAAACCAGAACCTGAACCaagaataacaaaaattttctgtatAATTTTGACTCTTGGTGTGGTACTTCCATGTCTGAACTATGAATG GTTTGGAGATAAATTGGATGAATACCTACCCAAAGTGGATGCTCATAGTGGTAATATCAAAGATCAAATGAATTCGGAAACTTCAAGTGAAATTGAGGATGaggaaaacaagaaaaaaaagccgaaaaagaaaattggatttAGGGATCGTAAA ATTATAGAATACGAAAACCGGATGAGGGCATATTCAACACCAGATAAGCTTTTTCGTTATTTTGCCACAGTAAAAATTTTGACTGCTGAAGGCAATGAAACTTACATGACCCCTGATGATTTCTTGAGAGCCATCACGCCAGGAGTAAAACAGCCTGATG gttACGGCCTTGACCAATACCGACGATATGATCCAAAA AGTGTTCATCAAGAGTTGGAACTGACACTAGACGAAGACAGTATATTTTATAAACTGGGAAGCTCTGGACTCATAACTTTTTCTGATTATATATTTCTGCTGACAGTGTTATCAA CATCCAGACGTCATTTTGAAATTGCGTTTCGCATGTTCGATTTGAATGGAGATGGTGATGTCGATTGTGAAGAATTCGAAAAAGTTGCTACTTTGATAAGGCAGCAAACTAGTATTGGTTCAAGGCATAGAGATCATGCTGCAACTGGTAACACGTTCAAG GGTGTCAATTCTGCCTTAACAACTTACTTCTTTGGGCCAAATTTGAAACAGAAGTTGACAATTGAGAAGTTTCTAGATTTCCAAGAGAAATTACAGAAGGAAATTCTGAGTTTGGAGTTTCAACGGAAAAACCCAGATGAAAATGGGAGAATAACAGAAGCTGACTTCACAGAATTGCTTTTGGCTTATGCTGGCTATCCAGAAAAGAAGAAAGCAAGGATGTTGAAGAGGGTTAAGAAAAC TTTTAGAGATCATGGAAAAGGAATTTCTAAAGAAGATTATCTTAACTTCTTCCATTTTCTGAACAACATAAATGATGTCGATATTGCTTTAACATTCTATCATATAGCTGGAGCTTCAATTGATCAAGCTACGTTAAAACATGTTGCTAAGACTGTGGCTCATGTCAATTTAAGCAATCATGTTATAGATGTGGTGTTCACTATTTTTGATGAAAACC aggaTGGGCAATTGAGTAATAAAGAATTTATATCTGTGATGAAAAACAGGCTTCTCCGTGGATTAGAAAAACCAAAGGATACTGGCTTCATCAAATTAATGCAATCTGTAATAAAATGTGCTAAAGATACTAAACCAGCATTATTGGATATCTGA
- the LOC123678108 gene encoding calcium uptake protein 1 homolog, mitochondrial isoform X2 gives MTTKLLQLRTLLRYNYLIKADRCSAICPQNFNYTQKRNYKNFSHKPEPEPRITKIFCIILTLGVVLPCLNYEWFGDKLDEYLPKVDAHSGNIKDQMNSETSSEIEDEENKKKKPKKKIGFRDRKIIEYENRMRAYSTPDKLFRYFATVKILTAEGNETYMTPDDFLRAITPGVKQPDGYGLDQYRRYDPKHSLQSVHQELELTLDEDSIFYKLGSSGLITFSDYIFLLTVLSTSRRHFEIAFRMFDLNGDGDVDCEEFEKVATLIRQQTSIGSRHRDHAATGNTFKGVNSALTTYFFGPNLKQKLTIEKFLDFQEKLQKEILSLEFQRKNPDENGRITEADFTELLLAYAGYPEKKKARMLKRVKKTFRDHGKGISKEDYLNFFHFLNNINDVDIALTFYHIAGASIDQATLKHVAKTVAHVNLSNHVIDVVFTIFDENQDGQLSNKEFISVMKNRLLRGLEKPKDTGFIKLMQSVIKCAKDTKPALLDI, from the exons ATGACTACTAAGTTGCTTCAGCTGAGGACATTGCTGAGATACAATTATTTGATCAAGGCAGATAGATGCTCAGCAATATGccctcaaaatttcaactataCACAAAaaagaaattacaaaaatttcagTCATAAACCAGAACCTGAACCaagaataacaaaaattttctgtatAATTTTGACTCTTGGTGTGGTACTTCCATGTCTGAACTATGAATG GTTTGGAGATAAATTGGATGAATACCTACCCAAAGTGGATGCTCATAGTGGTAATATCAAAGATCAAATGAATTCGGAAACTTCAAGTGAAATTGAGGATGaggaaaacaagaaaaaaaagccgaaaaagaaaattggatttAGGGATCGTAAA ATTATAGAATACGAAAACCGGATGAGGGCATATTCAACACCAGATAAGCTTTTTCGTTATTTTGCCACAGTAAAAATTTTGACTGCTGAAGGCAATGAAACTTACATGACCCCTGATGATTTCTTGAGAGCCATCACGCCAGGAGTAAAACAGCCTGATG gttACGGCCTTGACCAATACCGACGATATGATCCAAAA CATTCCCTACAG AGTGTTCATCAAGAGTTGGAACTGACACTAGACGAAGACAGTATATTTTATAAACTGGGAAGCTCTGGACTCATAACTTTTTCTGATTATATATTTCTGCTGACAGTGTTATCAA CATCCAGACGTCATTTTGAAATTGCGTTTCGCATGTTCGATTTGAATGGAGATGGTGATGTCGATTGTGAAGAATTCGAAAAAGTTGCTACTTTGATAAGGCAGCAAACTAGTATTGGTTCAAGGCATAGAGATCATGCTGCAACTGGTAACACGTTCAAG GGTGTCAATTCTGCCTTAACAACTTACTTCTTTGGGCCAAATTTGAAACAGAAGTTGACAATTGAGAAGTTTCTAGATTTCCAAGAGAAATTACAGAAGGAAATTCTGAGTTTGGAGTTTCAACGGAAAAACCCAGATGAAAATGGGAGAATAACAGAAGCTGACTTCACAGAATTGCTTTTGGCTTATGCTGGCTATCCAGAAAAGAAGAAAGCAAGGATGTTGAAGAGGGTTAAGAAAAC TTTTAGAGATCATGGAAAAGGAATTTCTAAAGAAGATTATCTTAACTTCTTCCATTTTCTGAACAACATAAATGATGTCGATATTGCTTTAACATTCTATCATATAGCTGGAGCTTCAATTGATCAAGCTACGTTAAAACATGTTGCTAAGACTGTGGCTCATGTCAATTTAAGCAATCATGTTATAGATGTGGTGTTCACTATTTTTGATGAAAACC aggaTGGGCAATTGAGTAATAAAGAATTTATATCTGTGATGAAAAACAGGCTTCTCCGTGGATTAGAAAAACCAAAGGATACTGGCTTCATCAAATTAATGCAATCTGTAATAAAATGTGCTAAAGATACTAAACCAGCATTATTGGATATCTGA